A genomic window from Terrisporobacter glycolicus ATCC 14880 = DSM 1288 includes:
- the recQ gene encoding DNA helicase RecQ gives MYKKPIEILEKYFGYKEFRKGQEEIINSILNKKDVVAIMPTGGGKSLCYQIPALILDGITIVISPLISLMKDQVDTLNSMNIKSSYINSSLSDNKIKNILNGVYNDEYKIIYVAPERLDNYDFINVIKRANISQIAVDEAHCISQWGHDFRKSYTKISNFICDLEERPIVTAFTATASTKVKEDIIKNLKLQNYKEYITGFNRDNLEINIVKNCNKKEYILSYMEKNKDNSGIVYAATRKSVEAIYESLKRRNYSVVKYHGGLNNEDRQHYQELFVKDEKNIMIATNAFGMGIDKSNIRWILHYNMPQSIENYYQEIGRAGRDGEKSKCTLLFSPQDIQTQKLLIDSGISNMERKQSQYIKLQQIIDLVYSNDCYRKSILNYFGEEFENKCDNCSNCLNRGIMVDKSEDAMKVISCIVRMKRSYGINMIVDVLRGSKNKKVISLGFNGLSTYGIMKNYKSEDLKIFINTLISHGYLDMVESVSNNTSFATIRINNMSKEVIKGNKKVMLYEIFSQEDEKEVNYLYEKLKEIRFVVAKKNNIAPYMVFSDSTLMEMSKKYPINKEEMLGISGVGEVKFDKYGEMFIGEIIKYTDENNIKINSTKEENSNLKQYDEFLYVNSNKELYERLKELRAFYAKKENTIFYKILSKNTLKEISGRYPISEKELLDISGIGSVKFKKYGEEIIKVVKEYLEEKNMNPPWKEKKKLSIVIDGENRKNNEIALDLLNQGRELNDVSLEVEVSPATLLTYVNDYIVEGNTLNFDLELNEYYNENEKDKILKAIDECKSQSLNLIKKILPSNIKYESIMAVIIENNLNLSNKKKELC, from the coding sequence ATGTATAAAAAACCTATAGAAATATTGGAAAAGTATTTTGGATACAAAGAATTTAGAAAAGGTCAAGAAGAGATAATTAATTCCATACTAAATAAAAAAGATGTGGTAGCTATAATGCCAACAGGTGGTGGAAAGTCATTATGTTACCAAATTCCAGCACTTATATTAGATGGTATTACCATAGTTATATCGCCACTAATATCATTAATGAAAGATCAAGTAGATACTTTAAATTCAATGAATATTAAATCATCATATATAAATAGTTCTTTATCAGACAATAAAATAAAAAATATATTAAATGGTGTATATAATGATGAATATAAGATTATATATGTTGCCCCAGAAAGGTTAGATAATTATGATTTTATAAATGTTATAAAAAGAGCAAATATAAGTCAAATTGCAGTAGATGAGGCTCACTGTATTTCACAATGGGGTCATGATTTTAGAAAAAGTTATACTAAAATATCAAATTTTATTTGTGATTTAGAAGAAAGACCTATAGTTACAGCTTTTACTGCAACTGCATCTACTAAAGTAAAAGAAGACATAATAAAGAATTTAAAGCTGCAAAATTACAAGGAGTATATTACAGGATTTAATAGAGATAATTTGGAAATAAACATAGTTAAAAACTGTAATAAAAAAGAATATATATTAAGTTATATGGAAAAAAATAAAGACAATAGCGGAATAGTATATGCTGCTACTAGAAAATCTGTAGAAGCAATATATGAAAGCTTAAAAAGAAGAAATTATTCTGTTGTAAAATACCATGGTGGATTGAATAATGAAGATAGACAGCACTATCAGGAGCTATTTGTAAAGGATGAAAAAAATATAATGATAGCAACAAATGCCTTTGGTATGGGGATAGATAAAAGTAATATTAGGTGGATTCTTCACTATAATATGCCACAAAGTATAGAAAACTATTATCAAGAAATAGGTAGAGCTGGAAGGGATGGAGAAAAAAGTAAATGTACGTTACTGTTTTCTCCACAAGATATTCAGACGCAAAAACTACTTATTGATTCTGGAATATCTAATATGGAAAGAAAACAAAGTCAGTATATTAAATTACAACAGATAATAGATTTAGTTTATAGTAATGATTGTTATAGGAAAAGTATTTTAAACTACTTTGGAGAAGAGTTTGAAAATAAATGTGACAATTGTAGTAATTGTTTAAATAGGGGAATTATGGTTGATAAGAGTGAGGATGCTATGAAGGTAATCTCCTGTATTGTCAGAATGAAAAGAAGCTATGGAATAAATATGATTGTGGATGTACTTAGAGGATCTAAAAATAAGAAAGTAATTAGTTTAGGTTTTAATGGTTTATCTACATATGGTATTATGAAAAACTATAAAAGTGAGGATTTAAAAATATTTATTAATACTTTAATATCTCATGGTTACTTAGATATGGTAGAAAGTGTTTCAAATAATACTTCTTTTGCAACTATAAGAATTAACAACATGTCAAAAGAAGTAATCAAGGGTAATAAAAAAGTAATGTTATATGAAATTTTTTCACAAGAAGATGAAAAAGAAGTTAATTATCTATATGAAAAATTGAAAGAGATAAGATTTGTCGTAGCTAAGAAAAATAATATTGCACCATATATGGTATTTTCTGATTCTACTTTAATGGAGATGAGCAAGAAGTATCCAATAAATAAAGAAGAAATGCTAGGTATATCTGGTGTAGGAGAAGTTAAATTTGATAAATATGGTGAGATGTTTATTGGAGAAATAATAAAATATACAGATGAAAATAATATAAAAATAAATAGTACAAAAGAAGAAAATAGTAATTTAAAACAATACGATGAATTTTTATATGTAAATAGTAATAAAGAACTATATGAGAGACTTAAAGAACTTCGAGCTTTTTATGCAAAGAAAGAAAATACTATTTTCTATAAAATACTATCTAAAAATACACTAAAAGAAATTAGTGGAAGATATCCTATAAGTGAAAAGGAATTATTAGACATTAGTGGTATAGGTTCAGTAAAATTCAAAAAATATGGTGAAGAGATTATTAAAGTTGTAAAGGAATACTTAGAAGAGAAAAATATGAATCCTCCTTGGAAAGAAAAAAAGAAGCTTAGTATAGTTATAGACGGAGAGAATCGTAAAAATAACGAAATAGCCTTAGATTTGCTCAATCAAGGGAGAGAGTTAAATGATGTAAGTTTAGAAGTTGAAGTATCTCCAGCAACTTTACTAACTTATGTTAATGACTATATTGTGGAAGGTAATACTTTAAATTTTGATTTAGAATTAAATGAATATTATAATGAAAATGAAAAAGATAAAATATTAAAAGCTATAGATGAGTGTAAAAGTCAAAGTTTAAATTTAATCAAAAAAATACTTCCATCCAACATTAAATATGAAAGTATTATGGCAGTAATAATTGAAAATAATTTAAATTTGTCAAATAAAAAGAAGGAATTATGTTAA
- a CDS encoding EcsC family protein, producing MDDYMIDAKVQHKLWKREMKKKVSLINKIASKTQKKFNSMLPRKYHEILTNAVKTMVKTVLFGYKYITKDPLNHISIEEREKIVKSKIDFYKKTAMAEGLATGAGGFILGLTDFPLLLSIKVKLLYDIAAIYGFDVRDYKERLYILNIIQLAFSSQSYSKDVYNKMEKWDEYSYNLPGNINDFDWKSFQQEYRDYLDLAKLLQLMPVIGAAVGFYVNGKLLDKLGDVAINSYRMRLEEFK from the coding sequence ATGGATGATTATATGATTGATGCAAAAGTTCAACATAAACTATGGAAAAGAGAAATGAAAAAGAAGGTATCCTTAATAAATAAGATAGCATCAAAAACGCAAAAAAAGTTTAATAGTATGTTGCCCCGAAAATACCATGAAATATTAACTAATGCAGTTAAAACCATGGTAAAAACAGTATTATTTGGATATAAGTATATTACTAAAGATCCTCTTAATCATATTTCCATAGAAGAGAGAGAAAAAATTGTTAAAAGTAAAATAGATTTCTATAAAAAAACTGCTATGGCAGAAGGTCTTGCTACAGGAGCAGGAGGTTTTATATTAGGATTGACAGATTTTCCATTACTACTTAGTATAAAGGTGAAATTATTATATGATATTGCTGCAATTTATGGGTTTGATGTGAGAGATTACAAAGAGCGATTATATATACTTAACATTATTCAGTTAGCTTTTTCCTCTCAAAGTTATAGTAAGGATGTTTATAATAAAATGGAAAAATGGGATGAGTATTCATATAATTTACCAGGGAATATTAATGATTTTGACTGGAAATCATTTCAACAAGAATATAGAGATTATTTAGACTTGGCTAAGTTGCTTCAATTAATGCCTGTTATAGGTGCAGCTGTGGGCTTCTATGTTAATGGAAAGTTGCTTGATAAATTAGGAGATGTAGCAATAAATTCTTATCGTATGAGATTAGAAGAATTTAAGTAA
- a CDS encoding NUDIX hydrolase, giving the protein MNRIKNITSLVETKFISLYNVKYLNKNNEEKNWTVASRKKKEVLEGIYLQNKKDKVDAVIICAYHKESEKLVVIKEFRVPINKYIYELPAGLVDSDDENFESAVIRELKEETGLDVIEINKDLSCNQVYLSPGMTDESAAFVYCICEGEISSEFLEDDEDIEAVLVSKEEAKEIIKNNHTSLDIRVYLALQSFSILGEKMFL; this is encoded by the coding sequence ATGAACAGAATAAAAAATATTACATCATTGGTAGAAACAAAATTTATAAGTTTATATAATGTTAAATATTTAAATAAAAATAACGAAGAGAAAAATTGGACAGTTGCATCAAGAAAGAAAAAAGAAGTATTAGAAGGCATTTATCTTCAAAATAAAAAGGATAAAGTAGATGCAGTAATAATATGTGCATATCATAAAGAAAGTGAAAAGTTAGTTGTAATAAAAGAATTTAGGGTTCCAATAAATAAATATATTTATGAGCTGCCAGCAGGACTTGTAGATAGTGATGATGAAAATTTTGAAAGTGCTGTAATAAGAGAGTTAAAGGAAGAGACAGGTTTAGATGTAATCGAAATAAATAAAGATCTTAGTTGTAACCAAGTATATTTATCACCAGGAATGACAGATGAATCTGCAGCCTTTGTTTATTGTATATGTGAAGGTGAGATAAGCAGTGAGTTTTTAGAAGATGATGAAGATATCGAAGCAGTTTTAGTTTCAAAGGAAGAAGCAAAAGAAATAATAAAAAATAATCATACTTCTTTAGATATTAGAGTCTATTTGGCTTTACAGTCATTTTCAATTTTAGGAGAAAAAATGTTTTTATAA
- a CDS encoding flavodoxin domain-containing protein: MPYDKKIAIVYKTKYGCTMKYAGWLAIKLNADLYEISDVGRWDLLKYKTIIFGSPIYNSKICLADYIEEKYQILKNKNIVLFCVSMNMQSREDIVEHNFEDEEIKKQMKFFFLQGCIDFNDLTRIDKTKFKKSINKNQSFEMIKLEKYRCIDRSNKRTIMPIINYVLDKTY, translated from the coding sequence GTGCCTTATGATAAAAAAATAGCCATTGTGTATAAAACTAAATATGGATGTACTATGAAATATGCTGGATGGTTAGCCATAAAACTAAATGCAGATTTGTACGAAATATCTGACGTTGGAAGATGGGATTTATTAAAATATAAAACAATTATATTTGGTAGCCCCATATATAATTCTAAAATATGTTTGGCAGACTATATAGAAGAAAAGTATCAGATTTTGAAAAATAAAAATATAGTTTTATTTTGTGTTAGTATGAATATGCAAAGTAGGGAAGATATAGTTGAACATAATTTTGAAGATGAAGAAATTAAAAAACAAATGAAGTTCTTTTTCTTGCAAGGTTGTATTGATTTTAATGATTTAACAAGAATAGATAAAACAAAATTCAAAAAGAGCATAAATAAAAATCAATCTTTTGAAATGATAAAATTAGAAAAATATAGGTGTATTGATAGAAGTAATAAACGAACTATAATGCCAATAATTAATTATGTTTTAGACAAAACATACTAG
- a CDS encoding ferredoxin yields the protein MKAYVDKDLCIGCGVCPSVCPEVFEMGDDGLSHVIVDTVPSGSEDDAKDAEESCPVDAIKVE from the coding sequence ATGAAAGCATATGTAGATAAAGACTTATGTATAGGATGTGGTGTTTGTCCATCTGTATGTCCAGAAGTATTTGAAATGGGTGATGATGGTTTATCTCATGTAATAGTGGATACTGTTCCATCAGGTTCAGAAGATGATGCTAAGGATGCAGAAGAAAGCTGTCCAGTAGATGCAATAAAAGTTGAATAG
- a CDS encoding GIY-YIG nuclease family protein, producing the protein MCYTYIIKCKNNTLYTGYTTDIIRRMEEHKQGINSKYTRANGFDKLEIFFEIDNKSQAMKLEYYIKKLSKSKKIWIINNPELFIDEVKDKFSIRIGKINKS; encoded by the coding sequence ATGTGCTATACATATATAATTAAATGCAAAAATAATACTCTATATACAGGTTATACTACAGATATAATAAGGCGTATGGAAGAACATAAGCAAGGTATTAATTCTAAATACACTAGAGCTAATGGTTTTGATAAATTAGAGATATTTTTTGAAATTGATAATAAAAGCCAAGCTATGAAATTAGAATATTATATTAAAAAATTAAGCAAATCTAAAAAAATATGGATAATAAATAATCCGGAATTGTTTATAGATGAAGTTAAAGATAAATTTTCAATAAGAATAGGAAAAATAAATAAAAGTTGA
- the thiD gene encoding bifunctional hydroxymethylpyrimidine kinase/phosphomethylpyrimidine kinase, whose amino-acid sequence MKNYKIPTLTIAGSDSSGGAGIQADLKTFSAIGTYGMSVITAITAQNTQGVFYVEELSSKIIKEQIKAVCEDIQPKAIKVGMVSSPEIIKDIVESLEKYPCKYLVVDPVMISKSGYSLLKPEAKDNLIKYLIPKAYIVTPNIPEAEEISNIKINTVEDMKKVGKAILDLGSKFVLMKGGHLDGDCVDVLMGEDTFEVYKCERINKKNTHGTGCTISSAITSHLALGYDIKESVKLSKEYITEAIKHSFDIGQGVGPVHHFYKFD is encoded by the coding sequence ATGAAAAATTACAAAATACCAACTTTAACAATTGCAGGCTCAGACTCATCTGGAGGGGCAGGAATACAAGCAGACTTAAAAACATTTTCAGCTATAGGAACCTATGGAATGAGTGTAATTACAGCTATTACAGCTCAAAATACACAAGGGGTTTTTTATGTAGAAGAACTTAGCTCAAAAATAATTAAGGAACAAATAAAAGCTGTATGTGAAGATATACAACCAAAAGCAATAAAGGTAGGGATGGTATCTTCTCCAGAAATAATTAAAGATATAGTTGAATCATTAGAAAAATATCCTTGTAAATATTTAGTTGTGGATCCGGTTATGATCTCTAAAAGTGGATATTCACTTCTTAAACCAGAAGCTAAAGATAATTTAATTAAATATCTTATACCTAAGGCATATATAGTAACACCAAATATTCCTGAAGCTGAGGAAATAAGCAATATAAAAATAAATACAGTTGAAGATATGAAAAAAGTAGGTAAAGCAATTCTTGATCTAGGATCTAAATTTGTGCTTATGAAAGGTGGTCATTTAGATGGAGATTGTGTAGATGTATTAATGGGAGAAGACACTTTTGAGGTTTATAAATGCGAAAGAATTAATAAGAAAAATACTCATGGAACTGGGTGTACTATATCTTCTGCTATTACATCTCACTTAGCATTAGGATATGACATCAAAGAATCAGTAAAACTTAGTAAAGAATATATTACAGAAGCCATAAAGCATAGCTTTGATATAGGTCAAGGAGTAGGACCGGTACATCATTTTTATAAATTTGATTAA
- the thiM gene encoding hydroxyethylthiazole kinase — protein MYKLLKKVKEINPLVLHYTNNVTITDCANTTLAIGASPLMSFSYEEVDDIVKVSSSVVINIGTMNSELLDLYVLAGKTANKYNKPVILDPVGVFATKARTDLTNKLLNEVKFDVIRGNISEIQFIGGLDVKGKGVDSFDDGSDASFIVKEVAKKLECVVVASGKTDVISDGDKIYKISNGTPKLKFITGTGCMSTSLIGSFLPCAEEKIDAAVMGTLVMSLCGELANRENPSIGSFKTRLFDEMFILNEDTCNKYGKIELAQLKFSL, from the coding sequence ATGTATAAATTATTAAAAAAAGTTAAGGAAATAAATCCACTTGTATTACACTATACAAATAATGTTACTATAACAGATTGTGCTAATACAACACTAGCTATAGGGGCAAGTCCACTAATGAGTTTTTCTTATGAAGAAGTGGATGACATAGTTAAAGTTTCTAGCAGTGTAGTTATTAATATTGGAACTATGAATAGTGAACTACTAGATTTATATGTATTAGCTGGAAAAACTGCAAATAAGTACAATAAGCCAGTTATATTAGATCCAGTAGGAGTATTTGCTACAAAGGCAAGAACCGATTTAACTAATAAATTATTAAATGAAGTTAAATTTGATGTAATAAGAGGCAATATATCGGAAATTCAGTTTATAGGTGGATTAGATGTTAAAGGGAAAGGTGTAGATTCTTTTGATGATGGAAGTGATGCATCATTTATTGTTAAAGAGGTGGCTAAAAAACTTGAGTGCGTTGTTGTTGCTTCAGGAAAGACTGATGTAATCAGTGATGGAGATAAAATTTATAAAATAAGTAATGGAACACCAAAACTTAAATTTATAACAGGTACAGGTTGTATGAGTACATCTTTAATAGGAAGTTTTTTACCATGTGCAGAAGAGAAAATAGATGCTGCAGTAATGGGAACTTTAGTAATGTCTCTTTGTGGAGAGTTAGCTAATAGAGAAAATCCATCAATAGGAAGCTTTAAAACAAGACTATTTGATGAAATGTTTATTTTGAATGAAGATACTTGCAATAAATATGGAAAAATTGAGTTAGCACAACTTAAATTTTCATTATAG
- the tenA gene encoding thiaminase II, whose amino-acid sequence MLLSDYLFNESKKIWDEYLKHPFIVEMGEGTLDKEKFRDYLVQDYLYLLDYAKVYSMGFIKSNDVKHMKFFKDSVNGIMEDESATHIAYLKELGEDIKTLQRHNIKWENENYTNFMKSIALTGDIQDLIIAVLPCAWSYYYIAKEMKEIYKDNLENNYYAAWIESYSCEEYRMCANENIDLANELCKNIDDNKREKLKDIFIKGSLYEMAFWDMAYKEMR is encoded by the coding sequence ATGTTATTATCAGATTATTTATTTAATGAAAGTAAGAAAATATGGGATGAATATTTAAAACATCCTTTTATAGTAGAAATGGGAGAAGGAACTTTAGACAAAGAAAAATTTAGAGACTATTTAGTTCAAGATTATTTATATCTTCTAGACTATGCTAAAGTTTATTCCATGGGATTTATAAAAAGCAATGACGTAAAGCATATGAAGTTTTTTAAAGATAGTGTAAATGGAATTATGGAAGATGAAAGTGCTACACATATAGCTTATTTAAAAGAGCTAGGTGAAGATATTAAAACACTTCAAAGACATAATATAAAATGGGAAAATGAAAACTATACTAATTTTATGAAAAGCATAGCATTAACAGGAGATATTCAAGATTTAATAATAGCAGTACTTCCATGTGCGTGGAGTTATTATTATATAGCTAAAGAAATGAAAGAAATATATAAGGACAATTTAGAAAATAATTATTACGCTGCATGGATAGAGTCATATTCTTGTGAAGAATATAGAATGTGTGCCAATGAAAATATAGATTTGGCAAACGAACTTTGTAAAAATATAGACGATAATAAAAGAGAAAAACTAAAAGATATTTTTATAAAAGGTAGCTTATATGAAATGGCATTTTGGGATATGGCTTACAAGGAGATGAGGTAA
- the thiT gene encoding energy-coupled thiamine transporter ThiT, producing MINTFILGLCLIPVIYYISKLKDFKLNTKTMVIIALFAGVHFVLLKIQFVQYPQGGGFNLLASLPILLVGVLYGPTIGMTCGLVSGVITLIGGELFIVHPAQFLLDYILPTMLLGLSGICGSQKRSKIFLGCLIAVVLKVTVHVISGCVYFYEYAPDGWSPLAYSLVYNLTGEGIEAFLSSLVITIIPIGKIMKMANITTLNKVS from the coding sequence ATGATAAATACATTTATATTAGGTTTATGTTTAATACCTGTAATATATTATATATCTAAACTTAAGGACTTTAAATTAAATACAAAAACAATGGTGATAATAGCTTTGTTTGCAGGTGTTCACTTTGTTTTATTAAAAATACAATTTGTTCAATATCCTCAAGGTGGAGGATTTAATTTACTTGCATCCTTACCTATACTATTAGTTGGTGTTTTATATGGACCAACAATAGGTATGACTTGTGGTTTAGTGTCAGGAGTAATAACTTTAATAGGTGGAGAGCTATTTATAGTCCATCCAGCTCAATTTTTATTAGACTACATACTTCCAACAATGTTATTAGGTTTAAGTGGAATATGTGGTTCACAAAAGAGAAGTAAAATATTCTTAGGATGTTTAATAGCAGTAGTACTTAAAGTCACAGTGCATGTAATATCAGGTTGTGTATATTTTTATGAATATGCACCTGATGGTTGGAGTCCTTTAGCCTATTCTTTAGTATATAATTTAACAGGAGAAGGAATAGAGGCATTTTTAAGTTCTTTAGTTATAACAATAATTCCTATAGGAAAAATTATGAAAATGGCTAATATAACTACACTAAATAAGGTAAGTTAA
- the thiE gene encoding thiamine phosphate synthase, whose product MVDKNKLKKSLKLYLVTDSGLLKGRDFYKCIEDAIKAGVTMVQLREKDADGKKFLEKAIKLRELTKKYNVSFIVNDRIDIALLVDADGVHVGQSDIDAVSVRRLIGENKIIGVSARTVEEAEQAKKDGADYLGIGSMFSTSTKLDAKNVSFNTLNEIIKKVNLPFVLIGGISLKNVHELKSFNPDGYALVSGILAATDIDSRVKLWNDKI is encoded by the coding sequence ATGGTAGATAAGAATAAGTTAAAAAAATCACTTAAATTATATTTAGTAACAGATTCAGGTTTGTTAAAAGGAAGAGATTTTTATAAATGCATTGAAGATGCTATTAAAGCTGGAGTTACCATGGTGCAACTTAGAGAAAAAGATGCCGATGGTAAGAAGTTTTTAGAAAAAGCAATAAAGCTTAGAGAACTTACTAAAAAATATAATGTTTCATTTATTGTTAATGACAGAATAGATATTGCTTTGTTAGTGGATGCTGATGGCGTTCATGTTGGTCAAAGTGATATAGATGCTGTATCTGTAAGAAGATTAATTGGTGAGAATAAAATTATAGGAGTATCAGCTAGAACTGTTGAAGAGGCTGAACAAGCTAAAAAAGATGGAGCTGATTATTTAGGTATTGGCTCAATGTTTTCAACAAGTACAAAATTAGATGCTAAAAATGTTTCTTTTAATACTCTAAATGAAATAATAAAAAAAGTTAATCTGCCATTTGTTTTAATTGGGGGGATAAGCCTGAAAAATGTACATGAGCTAAAATCATTTAATCCAGATGGATATGCTCTTGTTTCAGGCATATTAGCAGCAACAGATATAGACTCTAGAGTGAAACTATGGAATGATAAAATATAG
- a CDS encoding TetR/AcrR family transcriptional regulator yields the protein MDQLNSTKNRISSVAWKLFYEQGYEATTVDQIINECGISKGNFYHYFSAKDDLLNTLSDIFDEEYTKIMGNLNEDMNSFDKLIATSKHLFRFIEESVPVELLSILYSSQIVKKGKKHLLDQQRVYYKVLQQIISEGQSRNQIRNDKSFWELAKIYAIQERAVLYDWCICEGNYPLSSYGIELLEMFLKDIRID from the coding sequence ATGGATCAATTAAATTCAACAAAAAACAGAATATCTTCTGTTGCATGGAAATTATTTTATGAACAGGGATATGAAGCAACGACAGTGGATCAAATAATAAATGAATGTGGCATATCAAAAGGAAACTTCTATCATTACTTTAGCGCAAAGGATGATTTATTGAATACATTATCAGATATATTTGACGAAGAATACACAAAAATAATGGGTAATCTAAATGAGGATATGAATAGTTTCGATAAGCTTATAGCAACTAGTAAACATTTATTTCGATTTATAGAAGAAAGTGTACCAGTAGAATTATTGTCTATTTTATATTCATCACAAATTGTTAAGAAAGGCAAAAAGCATTTACTTGATCAACAAAGAGTATATTATAAAGTTTTGCAACAAATAATAAGTGAAGGTCAAAGTAGAAATCAAATAAGAAATGATAAATCATTTTGGGAGTTAGCTAAAATTTATGCTATACAGGAAAGAGCAGTTTTATACGATTGGTGCATTTGTGAAGGAAATTATCCTTTATCTTCTTATGGTATTGAACTTTTAGAAATGTTTTTAAAAGACATTAGAATAGATTAA
- a CDS encoding YitT family protein has product MKNNLKNMITEVLGMIVGCILLSCGINIFLSPHTIAPGGLSGLSVVLSKVSGLSVSTIMLILGIPLIVFSIKILGKKDAIKTLFGMLLLSGCIEITSSFSQISVTNDVLLSAITGGILNGLGLGIIFRVDGSTGGTDLIALMVNRAIPSIPISKCLVFIDGLVVLSSGIVNKNLETALYSAISLYVIVKMVDFIVAGFDYSKSFMIITNEEEALKNAIVNDMNRGITILEGKGGYTDSNKSVLIVVVNKNQEVHLKKLIKKVDKNAFIIVSDVHEVFGEGFSPISA; this is encoded by the coding sequence ATGAAAAATAATTTAAAAAATATGATTACAGAAGTTTTAGGTATGATAGTGGGATGTATACTACTAAGTTGTGGTATAAACATATTCTTAAGTCCTCATACTATTGCTCCAGGTGGCCTAAGCGGTCTATCTGTAGTTTTAAGTAAAGTTAGCGGTTTATCTGTGTCGACAATAATGTTAATTTTAGGTATACCTCTAATAGTGTTTTCAATTAAGATTTTAGGGAAAAAAGATGCTATAAAAACTTTATTCGGAATGTTACTACTATCTGGATGTATAGAAATAACATCTTCATTTTCTCAAATTTCAGTAACAAATGATGTTTTACTATCAGCAATAACAGGAGGTATACTTAACGGTCTTGGACTTGGAATTATATTTAGAGTTGATGGTTCCACTGGGGGAACAGATTTAATAGCCTTAATGGTTAACAGAGCAATACCAAGCATTCCAATATCAAAATGCTTAGTATTTATAGACGGACTTGTTGTACTATCATCTGGTATAGTTAATAAAAACTTAGAAACAGCTTTATATTCTGCAATTAGTTTATATGTTATAGTAAAAATGGTAGACTTTATTGTTGCGGGATTTGATTATTCTAAGAGTTTTATGATAATAACAAATGAAGAGGAAGCTCTAAAAAACGCTATTGTAAATGATATGAATAGAGGCATAACAATTCTTGAGGGAAAAGGTGGTTATACTGATAGTAATAAAAGTGTACTAATAGTTGTTGTAAATAAAAATCAAGAAGTTCATCTAAAAAAATTAATTAAAAAAGTTGACAAAAATGCTTTTATTATAGTTAGTGATGTACACGAAGTATTCGGGGAAGGATTTTCTCCTATAAGTGCGTAA